One part of the Sarcophilus harrisii chromosome 5, mSarHar1.11, whole genome shotgun sequence genome encodes these proteins:
- the SEPTIN3 gene encoding neuronal-specific septin-3 isoform X3: MDRKRSPSPPGDRQPGGGPAHPGGSSGTPPAPSSGDRKILSPGPISSQLPIPLIQSGAKVRPWSLGSREPGTARGALLRPTGSPAPRKSSSLSFTLRHHSRQEAAAASGAHPQQEVAVRDRREAAQGRGESSIVGPSPASRVPVIRARTVSPSHPSRLTGAPASEKPLLTSHLALSFQPRSSQSPSSPPGIGLPFRYTSRIPSPGSLGRGGTRHLGIPRLRLPSGRGIPARGLFKAGRLTLIRPGRGNDLSVTPGTPTDPAPATLSTAMDPAMGPVGSNVEPGPMESEAATAAVATVTELAPQPAAVAEEHGVPPPTMAEEHRVPAVAEEHGVPPAAVAKEHGVPAMAEEHGVPPLTVAEKEGVPPVAMTKVDKVPPVAVAEEHGVSPAAVAKEHGVPPLAVAEKEGVPPVAMTKVDEVLPVAMAKEHGVPPTAMIKEEGLPPVAMVEEHGIPPMAVVEENVVSPIAVAEEHGVPPVAVSKVDEVPPMVVAEEHGVPPMAVVEEDGVPPMTVAEVDKVPPSAMVEEHGVPPTAGAKEDRFPSRRVTVSDSEVPPTASAPEDQDTARPCPGPEPAPHPAIDLTLHIPHTHTATVVVAIGRAQALPALASAAPVPPPSGSTTVRPGGVLSAPRPLPGLAHAVPRPDRSAHPGKLEAPSAGDAPCTAMVLASSHTILTLPSKGARVVFMVPGLDASSGLPGMPTPRPRQAQPCTAMVLVSPRKAGPHRATAPHLVESVKAAAAPRKAFRPPVPAIHPPLPAFHPPVPVLLPVMADTGPRMCTSASPEPKEEAEATPHTWATYTAADLDALDLAVTHRGFRTVRNELRMKAEGFPLRLRRGLAESRTELAMSELVAEPRPKPAVPMKPLGIGSNLLGYIGIDTIIEQMRKKTMKTGFDFNIMVVGQSGLGKSTLINTLFKSQVSRKSASWNREEKIPKTVEIKAIGHVIEEGGVKMKLTVIDTPGFGDQINNENCWEPIEKYINEQYEKFLKEEVNIARKKRIPDTRVHCCLYFISPTGHSLRPLDLEFMKHLSKVVNIVPIIAKADTMTLEEKMEFKQRVRKELEVNGIEFYPQKEFDEDLEDKTENDKIRQESMPFAVVGSDKEYQVNGKRVLGRKTPWGIIEVENLTHCEFALLRDFVIRTHLQDLKEVTHNIHYETYRARRLNDNGGLPPAPHPSNVTSFKGLEK; this comes from the exons ATGGACCGGAAGCGATCTCCTTCCCCTCCTGGGGACCGGCAGCCAGGCGGGGGCCCCGCTCACCCCGGTGGCTCCTCGGGGACCCCTCCTGCCCCCAGTTCTGGGGACAGGAAAATCCTGAGTCCCGGCCCCATCTCGAGTCAACTCCCCATCCCCTTGATCCAGTCTGGGGCCAAAGTTAGGCCCTGGTCCTTGGGCTCCAGGGAGCCGGGCACCGCCAGGGGGGCTCTCCTTCGGCCCACGGGCAGCCCCGCGCCCAGGAAGTCCAGCTCCCTGTCCTTCACCCTCCGCCACCACAGCCGCCAGGAGGCCGCGGCTGCCTCGGGAGCTCACCCTCAGCAGGAGGTGGCTGTTAGAGATAGGAGGGAGGCTGCCCAGGGGAGAGGGGAGTCTTCCATCGTGGGCCCCTCCCCTGCATCTCGGGTGCCTGTCATAAGGGCCCGCACCGTGAGTCCCTCACACCCCAGCAGGCTCACGGGGGCCCCCGCTTCGGAGAAGCCCCTGTTGACCTCACATCTGGCCCTTTCTTTCCAGCCACGCTCATCTCAGAGCCCATCAAGCCCGCCCGGCATAGGGCTCCCATTCCGGTACACTTCCCGGATACCCAGCCCAGGCTCCCTAGGGAGGGGGGGCACCCGGCACCTGGGCATCCCCAGGCTCCGGCTGCCATCTGGAAGGGGCATCCCGGCCCGGGGGCTATTCAAGGCAGGAAGGCTCACACTGATCAGGCCAGGCAGGGGCAACGACTTGTCCGTTACACCGGGGACGCCCACCGATCCAGCCCCAGCCACGTTAAGTACCGCCATGGATCCGGCCATGGGCCCAGTCGGCTCAAATGTAGAACCGGGCCCCATGGAGTCTGAAGCGGCCACTGCAGCCGTGGCCACAGTCACGGAGCTAGCTCCCCAGCCTGCAGCCGTGGCCGAAGAGCATGGGGTCCCACCCCCAACCATGGCCGAAGAGCACAGGGTGCCAGCTGTGGCTGAGGAGCACGGAGTCCCCCCCGCAGCCGTGGCCAAAGAGCACGGGGTACCAGCTATGGCCGAGGAGCACGGGGTCCCACCCTTGACTGTGGCTGAAAAGGAAGGGGTCCCACCCGTGGCCATGACCAAAGTGGACAAGGTGCCCCCTGTGGCTGTGGCCGAAGAGCACGGAGTCTCCCCCGCAGCTGTGGCCAAGGAGCACGGGGTCCCACCCTTGGCTGTAGCTGAAAAGGAAGGGGTCCCACCCGTGGCCATGACCAAAGTGGACGAGGTCCTCCCTGTGGCTATGGCCAAAGAGCATGGGGTCCCACCCACGGCTATGATCAAAGAGGAAGGGCTCCCACCTGTGGCTATGGTTGAAGAGCACGGGATCCCACCCATGGCTGTGGTCGAAGAGAATGTGGTCTCACCTATAGCTGTGGCCGAAGAGCATGGGGTCCCACCTGTGGCGGTGAGCAAAGTGGATGAGGTCCCCCCCATGGTCGTGGCCGAAGAGCACGGGGTCCCCCCCATGGCTGTGGTTGAAGAGGATGGGGTCCCCCCCATGACTGTGGCTGAAGTGGACAAGGTCCCACCCTCGGCCATGGTCGAAGAGCACGGGGTCCCACCTACGGCCGGGGCCAAAGAAGACAGGTTCCCGTCCAGGAGGGTCACAGTCAGCGATTCTGAAGTGCCACCCACAGCCTCGGCCCCAGAGGATCAGGACACGGCGAGACCCTGCCCCGGGCCGGAGCCAGCCCCCCACCCAGCCATAGACCTCACCCTGCACATCCCACACACCCACACAGCCACAGTTGTGGTTGCCATAGGCCGGGCCCAAGCCTTGCCAGCCTTGGCCTCGGCAGCCCCGGTCCCGCCTCCGTCCGGCAGCACCACGGTCCGGCCAGGCGGGGTTCTGTCTGCACCGAGGCCACTCCCGGGCCTGGCCCACGCCGTTCCCAGGCCGGACAGAAGCGCCCACCCCGGCAAGCTGGAAGCCCCATCAGCCGGAGACGCGCCGTGCACCGCGATGGTGCTGGCCTCGTCCCACACCATCCTGACCCTGCCCTCCAAAGGCGCCAGGGTTGTCTTCATGGTGCCGGGCCTGGACGCATCCTCAGGCTTGCCAGGGATGCCCACGCCCAGGCCCAGACAAGCCCAGCCCTGCACGGCCATGGTCTTGGTCAGCCCCCGGAAGGCCGGGCCACACAGAGCCACCGCCCCCCACCTAGTGGAGAGTGTCAAGGCCGCAGCTGCACCCAGGAAGGCCTTCCGGCCCCCGGTGCCGGCCATCCACCCCCCTTTGCCGGCCTTCCACCCCCCGGTGCCGGTCCTCCTCCCAGTCATGGCTGACACCGGCCCCCGCATGTGCACCTCGGCTAGCCCGGAGCCCAAGGAGGAAGCCGAGGCCACTCCCCACACTTGGGCTACCTACACAGCCGCCGACCTGGACGCCCTGGACCTGGCAGTGACCCATAGAG GGTTCCGGACGGTGCGAAACGAGTTGCGCATGAAGGCGGAGGGGTTCCCTTTGAGGCTCAGACGGG GGCTGGCAGAGAGCAGGACCGAACTCGCCATGTCGGAGCTGGTCGCAGAGCCCAGGCCCAAGCCGGCCGTGCCCATGAAGCCCCTCGGCATCGGCTCCAACCTCCTGGGCTATATCGGCATCGACACCATCATCGAGCAGATGCGCAAGAAGACCATGAAGACGGGCTTCGACTTCAACATCATGGTTGTGG GTCAGAGCGGGCTGGGCAAGTCGACCCTCATTAACACCCTCTTCAAATCCCAAGTGAGCCGGAAGTCAGCCAGCTGGAACCGGGAGGAGAAAATCCCCAAGACGGTGGAGATCAAGGCCATCGGGCACG TGATCGAGGAAGGCGGAGTCAAGATGAAGCTGACCGTCATTGACACCCCAGGCTTCGGAGACCAGATCAACAACGAGAACTG CTGGGAGCCCATCGAGAAGTACATCAACGAGCAGTACGAGAAATTCCTGAAGGAGGAGGTGAACATCGCCAGGAAGAAGCGCATCCCGGACACGCGCGTCCACTGCTGCCTCTACTTCATCTCTCCCACGGGACACTC GCTGAGACCCCTGGACCTGGAGTTCATGAAGCATCTCAGCAAAGTGGTCAACATCGTGCCCATCATCGCCAAGGCCGACACCATGACCCTGGAAGAGAAGATGGAGTTCAAGCAGAGG GTCCGGAAGGAGCTCGAGGTCAATGGCATTGAGTTTTACCCACAGAAGGAGTTTGACGAAGACCTGGAGGACAAGACGGAGAACGACAAGATCAGG CAGGAGAGCATGCCCTTCGCCGTGGTCGGAAGCGACAAGGAGTATCAGGTCAATGGCAAGAGGGTCCTTGGGAGAAAAACCCCCTGGGGAATCATCGAAG TGGAAAACCTCACCCACTGTGAGTTTGCCTTGCTCAGAGACTTTGTCATCAG GACCCACCTCCAGGATCTCAAGGAAGTCACCCACAACATCCACTACGAGACCTACCGGGCCCGGCGGCTCAATGACAATGGCGGCCTCCCTCCG GCACCTCATCCATCAAATGTCACCTCCTTCAAGGGCTTGGAAAAATAA